A window of Rickettsiales bacterium contains these coding sequences:
- a CDS encoding HAMP domain-containing histidine kinase has translation MRVINNIKHSLWSNMTTNTRESEPYFTILGYFLGISYLIFYIFNKEVSSPEIYENVYLRVTITILGWILVLYKYWPKILKTICPLYFYITIFISFPFFFSFMLLHNQNSTMWHVNGLVGLVFLAIFVDWISFLLLSIAGATLSVILSSDNITYNSTLLIALSSYVAPLFYLLIFSKKKQTLIEERSKYITKIKKLNEDLEQKVQQRTKELEKALTAKTDFLNNMSHEIRTPVHGFTVLSEGLTKSWDILSDEKKYKYTEDISTNAKRLENLIGSILDLSKFTVDKMVLNFKQVDFNKIIEDIIEECKGLYLSKKHINIEYISNGECMITSDHERLGQVLRNLFFNAIKFTPDNGHIKASFTVKNNECLHFTISDSGIGIPEQELDSIFEPFTQSSFTKTSAGGTGLGLGICQNIIKAHSGLIWANNNPKGGASFHFTIPTNQGSSTHSCSSHTPPPKPF, from the coding sequence ATGAGAGTTATTAATAATATAAAACATAGTTTATGGTCAAACATGACTACTAACACTAGAGAGTCTGAACCATACTTCACAATATTGGGATATTTCTTAGGAATCTCTTATCTAATTTTTTATATTTTTAATAAGGAAGTATCATCCCCAGAAATATATGAAAATGTATACCTTAGAGTCACCATTACCATACTTGGATGGATCTTAGTACTTTACAAATATTGGCCCAAAATCTTAAAAACCATCTGTCCTTTATATTTCTATATAACTATATTTATTAGTTTTCCCTTCTTTTTTTCTTTTATGCTTCTGCACAACCAAAACTCTACCATGTGGCATGTAAATGGATTAGTGGGCCTAGTATTTCTTGCAATTTTTGTGGATTGGATTTCTTTTTTACTATTATCCATTGCAGGGGCAACACTATCTGTAATATTATCCTCGGATAACATCACTTATAACTCTACCTTATTAATTGCACTTAGCTCGTATGTAGCTCCTCTATTCTATCTATTAATCTTTTCTAAAAAGAAACAAACTCTTATAGAAGAAAGAAGTAAATATATTACTAAAATAAAAAAACTTAATGAAGACTTGGAACAAAAAGTACAACAACGCACGAAAGAACTAGAAAAAGCTTTAACAGCTAAAACGGATTTTCTTAATAATATGAGTCATGAAATTAGAACTCCAGTCCATGGGTTTACAGTTCTTTCCGAAGGATTAACAAAATCCTGGGATATATTGAGCGACGAAAAAAAATATAAATATACAGAAGATATTTCCACTAATGCAAAGCGCCTAGAGAACTTAATCGGTAGTATTTTAGACTTATCCAAATTTACTGTCGATAAAATGGTCTTAAATTTCAAACAAGTGGATTTTAACAAAATAATTGAAGATATTATAGAAGAATGCAAGGGATTATATTTATCTAAAAAACATATTAATATTGAATATATATCAAATGGTGAATGCATGATCACCTCCGATCATGAAAGACTTGGCCAGGTATTGCGTAATTTATTTTTTAACGCCATAAAATTCACCCCAGATAATGGACATATAAAAGCTAGCTTTACAGTTAAAAATAATGAATGCCTTCACTTCACCATTAGCGATTCCGGTATAGGAATTCCAGAGCAAGAATTAGATTCTATATTTGAACCATTTACTCAAAGCAGCTTTACCAAAACTTCAGCTGGAGGCACGGGGCTTGGGCTTGGAATTTGTCAAAATATTATTAAAGCGCATTCCGGACTCATTTGGGCAAATAACAATCCTAAAGGAGGTGCCAGTTTTCACTTTACCATCCCAACAAACCAAGGATCATCTACTCACTCTTGCAGCTCACATACCCCCCCTCCAAAACCATTCTAA
- a CDS encoding response regulator yields MEILLLETEYSLITTNGGDAGMKYLKQHSDSIDIVLLDLMMVDMNGLEFFEQMKEDPKLTEIPVILQSGTSNQDLINKAYKAGISSFLRKPYQKKDILSAIQKSLRI; encoded by the coding sequence ATGGAAATCTTACTTCTAGAAACAGAATATTCTTTAATCACAACTAATGGGGGTGATGCAGGTATGAAATATCTAAAACAACACTCTGATTCAATAGATATAGTATTATTAGATTTGATGATGGTGGATATGAATGGTCTAGAATTTTTCGAACAAATGAAAGAAGACCCAAAACTTACTGAAATCCCAGTTATTTTACAAAGCGGAACTTCTAATCAAGATTTGATAAATAAAGCATATAAAGCAGGAATTTCTAGCTTCTTGAGAAAACCTTACCAAAAGAAAGATATCCTATCAGCAATACAAAAATCTTTGAGAATATAA
- a CDS encoding cytochrome c oxidase assembly protein, with translation MKHKTSSRKIAFSIILLVVGMTMLTFAAVPIYNLFCKVTGYGGTTKYTSIASTRVGTKMMKVRFDANVASDLPWSFKSEQNEVTIKVGENNLVFYSAENKTDKPIIGTAIYNVTPHKAGAYFNKIQCFCFEEQLLKPNQKMIMPVSFFIDPAIEDDKNLQDVDTITLSYTFYPIREN, from the coding sequence TTGAAGCATAAAACAAGTAGTAGAAAAATAGCATTTTCTATAATATTATTAGTTGTAGGCATGACTATGCTTACATTTGCTGCAGTGCCAATTTATAATTTATTTTGTAAAGTTACAGGATATGGAGGAACAACCAAATATACTTCTATAGCCTCCACTAGAGTGGGCACTAAAATGATGAAGGTTCGCTTTGATGCTAATGTTGCTAGCGATCTGCCTTGGAGCTTTAAAAGTGAACAAAATGAAGTTACTATTAAAGTTGGAGAAAATAATTTAGTTTTTTATAGCGCTGAAAATAAAACAGATAAGCCTATAATAGGAACGGCAATTTATAATGTCACTCCACATAAAGCAGGAGCTTATTTTAATAAGATTCAATGCTTTTGTTTTGAGGAGCAATTATTAAAGCCCAACCAAAAAATGATAATGCCGGTATCTTTTTTTATAGACCCGGCAATTGAAGATGATAAAAATTTACAGGATGTGGATACTATTACTTTATCCTATACTTTTTACCCAATAAGAGAGAATTAA
- a CDS encoding cytochrome c oxidase subunit 3 translates to MSTKQNHPYHLVDPSPLPIFTAFSMLILAIGAVMFMHDQFLGKLVLPLGFVLVLSCMFSWWSDVIKEGQQKHHSKAVQNGLSIGMMLFILSEVMFFVAFFWSFFHARLFPHEMIADEPWSVISSIWPPKGIVPLDPFNYPLINTLILLLSGTTVTWAHYALHHRMREEALKALKITIFLAISFTMLQAYEYHHASFEFTEGIYSTNFYMATGFHGFHVIIGTIFLSVCYFRAKKGHFDHGNNMLGFEFAAWYWHFVDVVWIFLFIFVYILG, encoded by the coding sequence ATGAGTACCAAACAAAATCACCCATATCACTTAGTTGATCCTAGTCCACTGCCAATATTCACAGCATTCTCAATGCTAATATTAGCTATTGGCGCTGTAATGTTTATGCATGATCAATTCCTTGGCAAATTGGTCTTACCACTGGGTTTTGTATTAGTATTATCATGTATGTTCTCTTGGTGGAGCGACGTGATAAAAGAAGGTCAACAAAAGCATCATAGTAAAGCCGTGCAGAATGGATTATCTATTGGAATGATGCTGTTTATTCTATCTGAAGTAATGTTTTTTGTTGCGTTCTTTTGGTCATTCTTTCATGCAAGACTCTTTCCTCATGAAATGATAGCTGATGAACCATGGTCTGTTATCTCTTCTATATGGCCACCGAAAGGAATTGTACCTTTAGATCCATTTAATTACCCCCTAATTAATACTTTGATTTTATTACTTTCTGGAACCACAGTTACCTGGGCTCATTATGCTCTGCATCATAGAATGCGTGAAGAAGCTTTGAAAGCCCTAAAAATTACTATATTTTTGGCTATTTCATTCACCATGCTTCAAGCTTATGAATATCATCATGCTAGCTTTGAATTCACCGAAGGTATTTATTCAACCAATTTCTATATGGCAACAGGATTCCATGGTTTCCACGTAATTATAGGAACCATATTCTTGTCAGTATGTTATTTTAGAGCAAAAAAAGGGCATTTTGATCATGGCAATAATATGCTTGGATTTGAGTTTGCCGCCTGGTATTGGCATTTTGTTGATGTGGTATGGATATTCCTATTCATTTTTGTGTATATATTAGGATAA